In Streptomyces sannanensis, the DNA window ATATCGCCCGCGGCCTCGGCGCCACCGCGGGCGCCGGCGCGTCCTATGTCGCCCTGGTCGCCTACAGCGCCATGCAGGTCGGTGTCTACGGCATCTTCGGCTTCGAGGTCTCCGGGCTCTTCGCCACCTACCTCGACATCACTCTCGCCTGGTGGATACCCGCCCTCGCCGCCGTGGCCGCCGTCGGGGCGCTCGGGTGGCTGAAGATCGACCTCAACGCGCGCGTGCTCGGCGTCCTGCTGCTGATCGAATGCGTCCTGGTGGTCGTCTTCGACATCGCCGCCGTGGCCGAGCCCGGCAAGGCAGGCCTGTCCCTGCACGCCTTCAACCCCGACACCCTGACCGGCGCGGGACTGGGCACCGCGCTCTGCTTCTGCATCGCCGCCTTCGTCGGCTTCGAGCAGGCGCCCGTCTACGCCGAGGAGACCAGCCGCCCGCAGGTCGTGGTCTCCCGCGTGATGTACCTCGCCGTCGCCTTCGTGGCGCTCTTCTTCGCCGTCAGCTCCTGGGCGCTGACGGTCGCCACCGGCCCGTCCGGAATCGTGCCCGCGGCGCAGAAGGAGGGTCCCGGGCTGCTCTTCTCGCTCACCGAAAGCCGCCTCGGCACCACCTTCACCGACGTCCTGCACATCCTCTTCGTGACCGGGATGTTCGCGGCCATGCTCAGCTTCCACAACGTCGTCGCGCGCTACGCCTTCGCGATGGGGCGCGAGGGCCTGCTGCCCGCCGCGTTCGGCCGTACCAGCCAGTCGAGCGGAGCGCCTGCCAGTGGCTCGCTGCTCCAGAGTGTGATCTCTCTCGTCGTCGTCGCAGCCTTCGCCCTGACCGACGGCAAGCCCACGGGCGACCCGACCGCCCCCGTACTGCGCCTGTTCACCTGGATGGGCAACGTCGGCGCGCTCGGCGTCATCCTGCTGATGGCCGCAGCCTCCTTCGCGGTCATCGCCTTCTTCGTACGGCGCGGAGCGGCCGGGGCGCAGGCCGTGCGGCTGGTCGCCTCGGGCCTCGCGGGCATCGCCCTGCTGGTGATCGCCGTCTACACGGTCAAGGACTTCGACGTCCTGGTCGGCGCCGGCCCCGACTCCGCGCTCAGCCGGCTGCTGCCCGCCGTCATCGCCGCCGCCCTGGTCGTCGGCCTGGTGATCGGTGCCGTACTGCGGTCCACCAACCCGGAGGCGCACGCCCGGATCGGGCTCAGCAACGAGGCGTTCCGGCTGGAGAGGGCCGCCAGGGAGCTGACCGGGGGCTGATCCGCGCTCGGTCCTGCCGCATCCGGGTCCACGCCGCACCCACCGCGAGGAAACGGGACGACGCGGCGAGGAGGTCCGGATGCGGCTCGGCGAGCCGAGCGGCCGCCAGTGCCACGGCGAACAGAGGCCCTTCGGTGTCCGGCCGTTCGCCGGAGTGCCGCTCGGCCGCCTTCAACTGCCCCCAGGCCGGGCCCTCGATCCCGAACACGGAGGATTTCGGGGGCGATGCCGTGTGGTGTGGTCATGCGGGCGATCGTCGGGGCTGGCACGTCGGCTTGCGAGACTCTAACCTGACCGGTTGACCGGTCAACTCGCAGCAGGAGCGCACTCTTATGCCGACCCTCAAGTACGAGCAGATCGCCGACAGCCTGCGCCGCCGGATCGCCGACGGTGAGTTCGGTCCCGGTGAACTCCTGCCCTCCAGCCGGGACCTGTGCGAACAGTGGAGCGTCTCCCGGGCCACCGCCATAAAAGCCATGGAGATCCTGCGTGCCGACGGGCTCGTCATTCCCCACCAGGGCCGCGGTTTCACCGTCATCGAAACGCCGCTGGCCCGGCCCGCCGGCGCCCGTCACGCGGACGCCGACCGGATCACCGGGGGCCGTCCCTTCCGCCGTCTCGGTACGCCCGAAATGCTGACACCGCCGTCCCATGTGGCCGACGCGCTCGTCCTTCCGTCCGGCCGTCAGGCCCTGCACCGCGCCCGGCTGGTCATGCTCGACGACGGCGTGCCCCTCTCCTACGTGAGCGCGTGGTTCCCGCCGGAGATCGCTGTCGCCTGTCCCCGTCTGGCTCAGTCCGGCCCGATCGCGGAGGGCACGACGCACTATGTGCGGCGGCAGACCGGCCGCGGCCCCGTCCACGGCACGGACGTCACCACGGTCCGGCTCGCGACGATCAACGAGGCCGGCCACCTGGGGGTGAAGCGCCCGGCCGCCGTGGCCGTGGTCCTGCACACCGCGTACGACCAGCGGGGAGTGCCGCTGGTCTGCGAGGAGGGCATCACACCGTCGGGCCTGTGGGAGAGGGCCGAGAACTACCCGATGGGGGAGGGAAGCTGACACCTTCTTGACTGGACCGGTCCACCGGTCCAGTGTGTTCTATGACGCGACGTATATGCGCGCACACGGTCCGTAATCCGCCACAGGAGAACCGCCATGCCCTCATCGATCGGCACCCCCGCCTCCGCCGGCTGGGACGCAGTACCGCCCCGCGATGAGTGGCCGGTCGGGGCGATCGCCGGAATCGGATGCCCGCGCTGCCATGTGCCGTACTCGTTGTCCCGCACCGCCATCCGCCACGAGAACGGCGCCCATGTGTGCGTGCGCTGCGCGCGTGATCTCGGTATCCCCCTCGTCGCGGGGGCTACGGCAATGCCGGAGGCCCCCTGACAGCAGGGGCCTCCGGGACTCGGTTCACCTGGTTCTGGCGAGGATGCCCCGGCGTTCATGCTGGGGTGGGGGTACCTCCCGCTTTTTCAAAGCACCAGTGAGAGCAGCAGTATGAAGACCAGGGCGACCACCGAGATGATCGTCTCCATCACCGACCAGCTCTTGATGGTCTGGCCGACGTTCATCCCGAAGTACTCCTTCACCATCCAGAACCCGGCGTCGTTGACATGGCTGAAGAAGAGCGAGCCCGCGCCGATGGCCAGCACCAGCAGTGCCGCGTGTGATGTCGACATGTCGGCCGCGAGAGGCGCCACCAGTCCGGACGCCGAGATGGTCGCCACGGTCGCCGAGCCCGTCGCCAGCCGGATGCAGACCGCGATCAGCCAGGCCAGGAGCAGCGCGGGTATCGCCCAGTTCTTGGAGAAGTCCAGGATCATCTGCCCCACACCGACGTCGATCAGCGTCTGCTTGAAGCCGCCGCCCGCGCCCACGATCAGCAGCACGCCCGCGATGGGGGCGAGGGACTTGTCGACGGTGGACGAGATCCGCTCCTTGGTGAAGCCGGCCCCGCGCCCCAGGGTGAAGATGCCGACCAGGACGGCGGCGAGCAGTGCGATCAGCGGCGAGCCGATGACGTCCGTGACCTTCTGAACGGCGTTCTCCGGGTCGTCCACGACGATGTCCACCAGCGCCTTGCCCAGCATCAGTACGACGGGCAGCAGTACGGTCGAGACGGCGGCGACGAACGAAGGGCGCCGCTCGAGCTCCTCGGACGCTCGGCGGGTGGGGTCCTGGGAGTCCCCGGAAGCAAGCAGCATGCGGTCGGGGACCGGTACGTCCACCCAGCGGGCCGCGAACTTCGAGAAGAGCGGACCGGCGATGATCACGGTCGGAACGGCGACCAGTACACCGAGCGCCAGTGTGACACCGAGGTTGGCGCCGATCGCGTCGATCGCCACCAGGGGACCGGGGTGCGGCGGGATCAGGCCGTGCATCACGGACAGGCCGGCCAGCGCCGGGATGCCGATGCGCATCAGCGAGTGGTTGCCGCGCTTGGCGACGAGCAGCACCACCGGGATCAGCAGCACGATGCCGACCTCGAAGAAGAGCGGCAGCCCGATGAGCGAGGCGATCAGCACCATCGCCCAGGGCATGGTCCGGCCCGAGGCCTTGGCCAGGATCGTGTCGACGATCTGGTCCGCGCCGCCGGAGTCGGCGAGCAGCTTGCCGAGGATCGCGCCGAGCGCGATCAGTACACCCACGCCCGCGACCGTCTTGCCCAGACCGTCGGAGAAGCTGGTGACGGTCTTGGCCAGCGGGGCGCCGGCGAACACGCCCAGCGCCAGTGAGCCGATGGTGAGTGCCAGGAAGGCGTGCAGCTTGAACCTGGTGATGAGCAGGACGATGACGGCGATGCCCGCGAGGACGGCGATGCCCAGCTGTGCGTTGCCCGCCGTCGTGATCGGTTCGACGGCGTCGGCTGCCAGCATCTCGACACTGAGACTGGTCACGCTTGCTTCCTTTACTGGTCGAGCCGGCGCAGCGCGGCGACGGCCCGCTCGATGATGGCTTCGGGAGTGCCGGACACATCGACGCGGACGCCGGTCTCGTCGCACTGCAGCGGCTGAAGAGCCGTGAACTGCGAATCCAGCAGCGCGGTCGGCATGAAGTGCCCCGTGCGCTCCGACATCCGCCGCTCGATCAGCTCGCGGTCACCGGTCAGGTGCAGGAAGACGACCCCGGGTGCCGCGGCCCGCAGACGGTCGCGGTAGATCCTCTTCAGGGCGGAGCAGCTCACCACACCGCCGAGCCCGGCCCTGTTGTGCGCCCAGCGCCCGATCGCGTCGAGCCACGGCTCGCGGTCCGCGTCGCCCAGCGGGATACCCGCGGACATCTTGGCGATGTTCGCCGACGGATGGAAGTCGTCGCCCTCGGCGTACGGAACGCCGAGCTCCGCGGCGAGCAGGGGGCCGATCGTGGTCTTGCCCGTCCCTGCCACGCCCATCACCACGACGACGTGGGGTGTCTTCATGAGTGTCTCGTGCCTCGCTGTCTTCATCGACATCGGTCCGTCGCGTCAGGGAAACCTATTAGGTACGACTTATTCAAGTCCATGTGATGTAAAAGTCTTACTTTTTCTCTGTGAAGGCTGCCCCGTAGGCTGAGGCCATGACGACTGAGGGGCGGGGGCAGCACGCCCGGGTACTGGAATGCCTCGGCCCTGCGATCACCGCGGGCGAGTACCGGCCGGGCAGCGTGCTCCGCACCGATGAGCTCGCCCAGCGCTTCGAGGTGTCCCGCACCGTCGTCCGAGAGGTGATCCGGGTCCTGGAGTCCATGCACCTGGTGGAGTCGCGGCGCCGGGTGGGTGTGACCGTACGCCCCACCGAAGAGTGGAACGTCTACGATCCGCGGGTCATCCGCTGGCGTCTGGCCGGCGCCGACCGCCCCCGTCAACTGCGCTCGCTGACCGTGCTGCGCTCCGCGGTGGAGCCGGTCGCTGCGGGGCTCGCCGCCCGCAATGCCACCCCCGAGCAGTGCGCCGAGCTCACCGACCATGCCCTCGGCATGGTCGCAACCTCCCGCGGCCGGCAGCTCGACGCGTATCTGGTGCACGATGTCGCTTTCCACCGGGTGGTGCTCACGGCCTCCGGCAACGAGATGTTCGCGCGGCTCGGCGATGTGGTCGCCGCCGTCCTCGGCGGACGTACCCAGCACCATGTGATGTTCGAGGACCCTGACCCCGCCGCCGTCACCCTGCATGTCCAGGTCGCGGAGGCCGTTCGCGAACGGGACGCCGTGCGCGCGGAAGAACTGACCCGGGAGATCACTCTCGGTGCGCTGCAGGAACTGGACGTCCTGGCCCCGTGACGGCTTGTTTGAGCCTTCCTTGAGGTTCGGAGAGGACTTTGGGCCTGTCTTGGGCTCGAACGGTCACGTAACTCGCCGGTAGGTGATGTTCACCACTGCGAAATATCGCGGACACCCTGGAACATGGGTTTTCGGCCCTACGCCGCCCGTGACCATCTCCCTCACCGGCGTACGGTGACGCCCGCTCGACCCCTCACCGAAGGCGAACAACTACGTGAGTGACCGCACCATCACCGCGGCCGACATCGGTTCAGCCGCCACACCCCCGGCGGCGGACTCCCCGCACATCGACGCCGGTGACGCCGGTTACAGCAAGGACCTGAAGTCCCGCCACATCAACATGATCGCGATCGGCGGCGCGATCGGTACCGGCCTCTTCCTGGGCGCGGGCGGCCGCCTCGCGGGCGCGGGCCCCTCGCTCGCCATCGCGTACGCGGTCTGCGGAGTCTTCGCCTTCTTCGTGGTGCGCGCGCTCGGTGAGCTGGTCCTCTATCGGCCCTCCTCCGGTGCCTTCGTCTCGTACGCCCGTGAGTTCATGGGCGAGAAAGGTGCCTACACCGCCGGCTGGCTGTACTTCCTGAACTGGTCCACCACGGCCGTCGCCGACATCACGGCCGCCGCGACCTACGCCCACTTCTGGGCGATGTTCAGCGACATCCCGCAGTGGGTGCTGGCTCTGATCGCCCTCGCGGTCGTCCTCACCGCCAACCTCATCTCGGTGAGGTACTTCGGCGAGATGGAGTTCTGGTTCGCGATCATCAAGGTTGCCGCGCTGGTGAGCTTCATGTGTGTCGGCATCTTCCTGATCGTCACCCAGCACGACGTCGGCGGTCACACGCCGGGCCTGCACACCATCACCGAAAACGGTGGACTCTTCCCGTCCGGCGTGCTGCCCATGCTGATGGTCGTCCAGGGTGTCGTCTTCGCCTACGCCTCGGTCGAACTGTGCGGTGTCGCCGCGGGCGAGATCAAGAACCCCGAGAAGATCATGCCGAAGGCGATCAACTCGATCATGTGGCGTGTGGGCCTTTTCTACGTCGGCTCGGTCGTGCTGCTCGCCCTGCTGCTGCCGTACACCGCGTACTCCGGCGACGAGAGTCCCTTCGTGACGGTCTTCGACAAGCTCGGCATCCCCGGCGCGGCCGGCGTCATGAACCTCGTCGTTCTGACCGCCGCCCTGTCCAGCCTGAACTCCGGCCTGTACTCCACCGGCCGGATCCTTCGCTCGATGTCGATGGCGGGCTCCGCACCCAAGTTCACCGGGCTCATGAACAAGGGCCAGGTCCCCTACGGTGGCATCCTGCTCACCGCGGCCTTCGGCGTCCTCGGTGTCGGCCTGAACTTCGTCATGCCGGGCCAGGCCTTCGAGATCGTCCTCAACCTCGCGTCGATCGGCATCCTCGGCACCTGGGCGATGATCATGATCTGCTCGCTGCTCTTCTGGCGGCGATCGCAGGACGGCCGGGTGACGCGTCCGGGCTACAAGCTGCCCTGGGCCCCGTACACGCAGATCGTCACGCTCTTCTTCCTGGCGTCCGTGCTGGTCCTGATGTGGCTGGGCGGCGGCGTGGGCCGTGCGACCGTGTACTGCCTCCCGCTCATCGCCGCGGCCCTGGTCGGCGGCTGGTACCTGGTCCGCGGCCGGGTCATGGCGCTGACCGCGCAGCGGCGGACCGAAGAGGTCTGACGGCCCCCTCCGACGGCAGACCCCCCGCACCGGCCGGTGCGGGGGGTCTGGCCGTCCCGGGTCAGGCGGTGGTGACCCGGATCTTGGACTGCTTGTGGGGGAGCTGCTCCCAGTCCTCCATCAGCCGGGCGGTGAGCCCGTGTGACCTGGCGAGTTCGACCAGTGTGTCCGTGCGGTAGTAGAAGTCCTCGCGCAGGACGTGGTGCTGCTTGCCCTCGGTGCGGTTGAAGGTGAAGTCGAAGAACGCGCCCGGGGCCATGACGCGCGCGATGTGGGACAGACACTCGTCGATGACCGCGAGCGGGCAGTGGGAGAACACACTGTGCGCGTGCACCACCGTGAAGTGGCC includes these proteins:
- a CDS encoding APC family permease is translated as MATGSSSTTDINTYMGQERALRAGRLGTAGLLLSVLAASAPLMVVAGVMPTTYGVMGIVGQPLLFVVLGVVLALFSVGYAEMSRHVHNAGAFYAYIARGLGATAGAGASYVALVAYSAMQVGVYGIFGFEVSGLFATYLDITLAWWIPALAAVAAVGALGWLKIDLNARVLGVLLLIECVLVVVFDIAAVAEPGKAGLSLHAFNPDTLTGAGLGTALCFCIAAFVGFEQAPVYAEETSRPQVVVSRVMYLAVAFVALFFAVSSWALTVATGPSGIVPAAQKEGPGLLFSLTESRLGTTFTDVLHILFVTGMFAAMLSFHNVVARYAFAMGREGLLPAAFGRTSQSSGAPASGSLLQSVISLVVVAAFALTDGKPTGDPTAPVLRLFTWMGNVGALGVILLMAAASFAVIAFFVRRGAAGAQAVRLVASGLAGIALLVIAVYTVKDFDVLVGAGPDSALSRLLPAVIAAALVVGLVIGAVLRSTNPEAHARIGLSNEAFRLERAARELTGG
- a CDS encoding gluconate:H+ symporter; translation: MTSLSVEMLAADAVEPITTAGNAQLGIAVLAGIAVIVLLITRFKLHAFLALTIGSLALGVFAGAPLAKTVTSFSDGLGKTVAGVGVLIALGAILGKLLADSGGADQIVDTILAKASGRTMPWAMVLIASLIGLPLFFEVGIVLLIPVVLLVAKRGNHSLMRIGIPALAGLSVMHGLIPPHPGPLVAIDAIGANLGVTLALGVLVAVPTVIIAGPLFSKFAARWVDVPVPDRMLLASGDSQDPTRRASEELERRPSFVAAVSTVLLPVVLMLGKALVDIVVDDPENAVQKVTDVIGSPLIALLAAVLVGIFTLGRGAGFTKERISSTVDKSLAPIAGVLLIVGAGGGFKQTLIDVGVGQMILDFSKNWAIPALLLAWLIAVCIRLATGSATVATISASGLVAPLAADMSTSHAALLVLAIGAGSLFFSHVNDAGFWMVKEYFGMNVGQTIKSWSVMETIISVVALVFILLLSLVL
- a CDS encoding FadR/GntR family transcriptional regulator, which gives rise to MTTEGRGQHARVLECLGPAITAGEYRPGSVLRTDELAQRFEVSRTVVREVIRVLESMHLVESRRRVGVTVRPTEEWNVYDPRVIRWRLAGADRPRQLRSLTVLRSAVEPVAAGLAARNATPEQCAELTDHALGMVATSRGRQLDAYLVHDVAFHRVVLTASGNEMFARLGDVVAAVLGGRTQHHVMFEDPDPAAVTLHVQVAEAVRERDAVRAEELTREITLGALQELDVLAP
- a CDS encoding GntR family transcriptional regulator; amino-acid sequence: MPTLKYEQIADSLRRRIADGEFGPGELLPSSRDLCEQWSVSRATAIKAMEILRADGLVIPHQGRGFTVIETPLARPAGARHADADRITGGRPFRRLGTPEMLTPPSHVADALVLPSGRQALHRARLVMLDDGVPLSYVSAWFPPEIAVACPRLAQSGPIAEGTTHYVRRQTGRGPVHGTDVTTVRLATINEAGHLGVKRPAAVAVVLHTAYDQRGVPLVCEEGITPSGLWERAENYPMGEGS
- a CDS encoding gluconokinase, whose protein sequence is MKTPHVVVVMGVAGTGKTTIGPLLAAELGVPYAEGDDFHPSANIAKMSAGIPLGDADREPWLDAIGRWAHNRAGLGGVVSCSALKRIYRDRLRAAAPGVVFLHLTGDRELIERRMSERTGHFMPTALLDSQFTALQPLQCDETGVRVDVSGTPEAIIERAVAALRRLDQ
- a CDS encoding amino acid permease gives rise to the protein MSDRTITAADIGSAATPPAADSPHIDAGDAGYSKDLKSRHINMIAIGGAIGTGLFLGAGGRLAGAGPSLAIAYAVCGVFAFFVVRALGELVLYRPSSGAFVSYAREFMGEKGAYTAGWLYFLNWSTTAVADITAAATYAHFWAMFSDIPQWVLALIALAVVLTANLISVRYFGEMEFWFAIIKVAALVSFMCVGIFLIVTQHDVGGHTPGLHTITENGGLFPSGVLPMLMVVQGVVFAYASVELCGVAAGEIKNPEKIMPKAINSIMWRVGLFYVGSVVLLALLLPYTAYSGDESPFVTVFDKLGIPGAAGVMNLVVLTAALSSLNSGLYSTGRILRSMSMAGSAPKFTGLMNKGQVPYGGILLTAAFGVLGVGLNFVMPGQAFEIVLNLASIGILGTWAMIMICSLLFWRRSQDGRVTRPGYKLPWAPYTQIVTLFFLASVLVLMWLGGGVGRATVYCLPLIAAALVGGWYLVRGRVMALTAQRRTEEV